Proteins encoded together in one Bacteroides ovatus window:
- a CDS encoding family 78 glycoside hydrolase catalytic domain, translated as MNRMKRLLCLGLICYFCCLSMIVYGNEKTSPFYLAELKCENLIDPLGIDNVTPHFSWKLKGDGWKGGQTYYEIQVASDSILLVQDKADLWNTGKLKSKTSVMVPYQGKALTSRSLCYWRVRVWDAKKQASSWSPVARFGVGILDQSQMKGEYIGASVEGGKICAPILRKKVKLTQGETSFLHVNTLGYHEIYINGRKVGEDVLTPAVSHLSKRSLIVTYDITPYLREGENDLLIWLGQGWYKTTTFGAAYEGPLVKAELDVLRNGKWEVVTKTDGSWYGRESGYSDTGTWRALQFGGERVDGRILPRDLSTHALDKMKWTPVVKVNVPDHIASPQMCEVNKIHQILQAVSVKKLGESLWLVDMGKVQTGWFEMQMPILPAGHEVIMEYSDNLTKDGEFDKQGESDIYISGGKQGEYFRNKFNHHAFRYVRISNLPQKPETGAMKSLQIYGDYKQTATFECSDADLNAIHQMIQYTMKCLTFSGYMVDCPHLERAGYGGDGNSSTMSLQTMYDVAPTFENWVQTWGDSMREGGSLPHVGPNPGAGGGGPYWCGFFVQAPWRTYVNYNDPRLIEKYYSQMKEWFKYVDKYTVDGLLKRWPDTKYRDWYLGDWLAPMGVDAGNQASVDLVSNCFISECLSTMYKTAITLGKREEAEEFAIRREKLNKLIHQTFYREDEGIYSTGSQLDMCYPMLVGVVPDSLYNKVKENVVAMTEEKYKGHIAVGLVGVPILTEWAVRNKQVDFFYQMMKKRDYPGYLYMIDHGATATWEYWSGERSRVHNCYNGIGTWFYQAVGGIRLDEANPGYRHFYVDPQIPNGVTWAKVTKESPYGTIAVNWKLKDDNQLNLQLTIPAGTTATVCIPNNAVSCKKNKKKVSVKEQTVDVEAGHYDFLFNLK; from the coding sequence ATGAATAGAATGAAACGATTGCTATGTTTAGGTTTGATTTGTTATTTCTGTTGTCTGTCGATGATAGTATATGGAAATGAGAAAACTTCGCCTTTCTATTTGGCGGAATTAAAATGTGAGAATCTTATTGATCCTTTGGGGATTGATAATGTAACTCCTCACTTTAGTTGGAAGTTAAAGGGGGACGGCTGGAAAGGCGGGCAAACTTATTATGAAATACAGGTAGCTTCGGATAGTATTCTGTTGGTGCAGGATAAAGCTGATTTATGGAATACCGGAAAATTGAAATCCAAAACTTCGGTTATGGTACCTTATCAGGGAAAGGCTTTAACTTCTCGTTCTTTGTGTTATTGGCGGGTACGCGTTTGGGATGCTAAAAAACAAGCTTCATCATGGAGTCCTGTTGCCCGTTTTGGAGTTGGCATCTTGGATCAGTCACAGATGAAAGGAGAATATATAGGGGCTTCTGTTGAAGGTGGCAAGATTTGTGCTCCTATTCTTCGCAAGAAAGTGAAATTGACTCAGGGCGAGACTTCTTTCCTGCATGTAAATACGTTAGGTTATCACGAAATTTATATCAATGGGAGAAAGGTGGGGGAGGACGTTCTGACCCCTGCTGTATCACATTTATCTAAACGTTCACTAATTGTTACTTATGATATTACTCCTTATTTACGAGAAGGAGAAAATGATTTGCTTATCTGGCTGGGACAAGGTTGGTATAAAACGACGACTTTCGGAGCAGCTTATGAAGGTCCGCTGGTAAAAGCAGAATTGGATGTGTTGAGAAATGGTAAATGGGAAGTCGTTACGAAGACAGACGGATCATGGTACGGACGTGAAAGTGGCTATTCGGATACAGGTACTTGGCGTGCTTTGCAGTTTGGAGGTGAGAGGGTGGATGGAAGGATTCTTCCGCGAGATCTTTCAACACATGCTTTAGACAAAATGAAATGGACTCCTGTTGTGAAAGTGAATGTTCCCGATCATATCGCTTCCCCTCAAATGTGTGAGGTAAACAAGATACATCAGATTTTGCAGGCTGTGTCTGTAAAGAAGCTGGGTGAAAGTCTCTGGCTGGTAGATATGGGGAAGGTTCAGACCGGATGGTTTGAGATGCAAATGCCTATATTGCCGGCGGGTCATGAAGTTATTATGGAATATAGTGATAATTTGACGAAAGACGGTGAATTTGACAAGCAAGGTGAAAGTGATATTTATATATCTGGTGGTAAGCAAGGAGAATACTTCAGAAATAAATTCAATCATCACGCTTTTCGATATGTGCGCATCTCCAATCTTCCTCAAAAACCGGAAACAGGTGCTATGAAATCTCTGCAGATTTATGGAGATTATAAACAGACCGCAACTTTTGAATGTTCGGATGCCGACTTGAATGCTATTCACCAAATGATTCAGTATACGATGAAATGTCTGACTTTTAGTGGATATATGGTAGACTGTCCGCATTTGGAACGTGCAGGATATGGTGGTGATGGAAACTCCTCAACGATGTCTTTGCAAACGATGTACGATGTAGCTCCAACATTTGAAAACTGGGTGCAAACATGGGGAGACTCCATGCGTGAAGGAGGAAGTTTGCCGCATGTTGGTCCTAATCCGGGTGCCGGTGGCGGCGGTCCGTATTGGTGCGGATTCTTTGTACAGGCTCCCTGGAGAACGTATGTCAACTATAATGATCCCCGCTTGATTGAGAAATATTATTCTCAAATGAAAGAGTGGTTTAAGTATGTTGATAAATATACAGTAGATGGTTTGCTGAAACGTTGGCCCGATACCAAATACCGTGACTGGTATTTGGGTGATTGGCTGGCACCTATGGGAGTAGATGCAGGTAATCAGGCTTCAGTGGATTTGGTAAGTAACTGTTTTATCAGCGAATGCTTGAGCACTATGTATAAGACAGCCATAACATTAGGAAAAAGAGAAGAGGCGGAAGAGTTCGCTATCCGTAGAGAAAAACTCAACAAGTTGATTCATCAGACATTCTACCGTGAGGATGAAGGGATCTATTCTACCGGTTCACAGTTGGATATGTGCTATCCTATGTTGGTAGGTGTTGTACCTGATTCTTTGTACAATAAAGTGAAAGAGAATGTCGTTGCCATGACCGAAGAAAAATATAAAGGACATATTGCTGTAGGTTTGGTTGGAGTGCCTATTTTGACAGAATGGGCTGTTCGGAATAAACAAGTGGATTTCTTCTATCAAATGATGAAGAAACGTGATTATCCCGGTTATCTATATATGATTGACCATGGTGCGACAGCGACTTGGGAATATTGGAGCGGAGAACGAAGTCGTGTGCACAATTGTTACAATGGAATTGGTACTTGGTTTTATCAGGCTGTAGGAGGAATACGTCTTGACGAGGCTAACCCTGGATATCGTCACTTCTATGTCGATCCTCAAATTCCAAACGGTGTGACCTGGGCAAAAGTAACGAAAGAATCACCTTATGGCACAATTGCCGTTAATTGGAAGTTGAAAGATGATAATCAGTTGAATCTTCAATTGACAATTCCTGCCGGAACAACGGCTACAGTTTGCATCCCTAATAATGCTGTCTCATGTAAAAAGAATAAGAAGAAAGTGAGCGTTAAGGAGCAGACTGTTGATGTAGAAGCAGGGCATTATGATTTTCTATTTAATTTGAAATAG
- a CDS encoding SusC/RagA family TonB-linked outer membrane protein: protein MKRVIITFLCLLCIVQAYSQSFTISGTIIDGESNEPLIGAGILVKGAGRGTITNIDGKYSLEVKRGETLVFSFVGYQNQEVAITNQRTLNIALRVSEANNLNEVVITGRGSAKRITLTGAVSGIQANELRRVPTSSLQNTLSGKLPGFFSQQRSGQPGKDASDFFIRGVSSLNEDGNKPLIMVDDVEYSYEQLSQINVNEIESISILKDASTTAIYGIKGANGVLVVKTRRGEEGKPVIHVRAEAGGQIPVRKPNFLDSYNTALLVNEARTNDGLTKMFTQHDLELFKDGSDPYGHPNVNWYDEVFKKSAMQSNINVDVSGGTKRLKYFVSGGYFSQGGLVRNFAKADDDVNTGYFYRRFDYRTNLDFTVTDNLTMRLDFSSRFMNINEPSSLNATGEIYNFTAMHPYSAPVLNPDGSYAYLSDVDGYGPTLNARLANEGYTRTRRNDNNILYGVNWKMDWLTKGLSANARIAYSTIDEVFRKVNRGKDAYPTYHYDPTTDQYNINPNRKYAYSQYALTAGTNQAVKNLDVQASINYARIFNGIHDVSATLLYSRQSRTVEKNPDDTGEKIPENFQGLTATVGYKYKDKYLVDFNVAYNGTDRFAEGHRYGIFPAIGVGWRISEESFFKDNISFIQLLKIRASYGIVGSDVAMGNRYLYNQIYTATDNAYNFGQSDVTSTAITEGDLGNSSVTWEEAKKFDIGLDFNAFDRFSFTFDWFYDKRYNQLVKRNDIPQILGVGTSPINVARTSNMGFDGQIGYQDRFGEFNFNTNFVFSYAKNKVEFNAEAQQRYDWLSATGRPIGQPFGYTWIGYYTPEEVDLIHAGAANAPAVPNTDVPIQAGDLKYKDLNGDGVINDFDKGAIGKPNLPNTTLGWTIGGSWKGLSVSVLFQGSFNYSFSVNGTGIEPFKSQFQPLHQKRWTLERYLNGEAIEFPRLTSNPSTVNSAAAYMSDFWLIDAWYIRLKTIDVSYQVPTKVLPSWLTNLRVYLNAYNMFTWTSFDKYQQDPEIKSNSAGDAYMNQRVFNLGVQLTF from the coding sequence ATGAAAAGAGTAATTATAACATTCTTGTGCCTCCTCTGCATTGTACAGGCATACTCCCAATCGTTTACGATAAGCGGTACCATTATTGATGGGGAAAGCAACGAACCGCTTATCGGAGCTGGTATTCTGGTAAAGGGAGCCGGAAGGGGTACCATCACCAATATAGATGGAAAATATTCGCTGGAAGTGAAACGTGGCGAAACATTGGTATTTTCGTTTGTGGGCTATCAAAATCAGGAAGTCGCAATAACAAATCAGCGCACACTGAATATCGCATTAAGGGTTTCCGAAGCCAACAACCTGAACGAAGTTGTTATCACAGGTCGCGGCAGCGCGAAACGTATCACTTTGACCGGTGCCGTGAGCGGTATTCAAGCCAACGAATTACGTAGAGTTCCTACAAGTAGCTTACAGAATACATTATCGGGTAAACTGCCCGGCTTCTTCAGTCAGCAACGTTCCGGTCAGCCGGGAAAAGATGCTTCCGACTTCTTTATCCGTGGTGTCAGTTCCTTGAATGAGGACGGTAACAAGCCGCTTATTATGGTTGATGATGTGGAATACAGTTACGAACAGCTGTCACAAATCAATGTCAATGAGATTGAAAGCATATCTATTTTGAAAGATGCATCAACGACTGCTATTTATGGTATCAAGGGTGCTAACGGTGTGTTGGTAGTCAAGACACGTCGCGGTGAAGAAGGAAAACCTGTGATCCATGTGCGTGCAGAAGCCGGCGGTCAGATACCTGTCCGTAAACCCAACTTCTTAGACTCATACAACACCGCCCTGTTAGTCAACGAGGCACGTACTAACGATGGTTTGACTAAAATGTTTACACAACATGATTTGGAACTGTTTAAAGACGGTTCCGACCCATACGGACATCCTAATGTAAACTGGTACGACGAAGTGTTCAAAAAATCGGCTATGCAGTCGAACATCAATGTCGACGTATCGGGTGGTACCAAACGTTTGAAATACTTCGTATCCGGGGGGTATTTCTCACAAGGTGGTTTGGTTCGTAACTTTGCTAAAGCGGATGACGATGTGAATACCGGCTATTTTTACCGCCGTTTTGACTACCGTACCAACTTGGACTTTACTGTTACTGATAATCTGACTATGCGTCTGGACTTCAGTTCGCGCTTCATGAACATCAACGAACCGAGTAGTCTGAATGCTACAGGCGAGATTTACAATTTCACCGCCATGCACCCCTATTCGGCACCGGTACTCAATCCGGACGGATCGTATGCTTATCTTTCAGATGTGGACGGTTACGGACCTACATTGAATGCACGTTTGGCTAACGAAGGTTACACGCGTACACGCCGTAACGATAACAACATTCTCTACGGTGTGAACTGGAAGATGGATTGGCTCACCAAAGGATTGTCAGCCAATGCTCGTATTGCTTACTCTACCATTGACGAAGTCTTCCGCAAAGTAAACCGTGGAAAAGATGCGTACCCTACCTACCACTACGATCCTACTACGGATCAGTATAACATCAACCCCAACCGTAAATATGCTTATTCACAGTATGCTCTGACGGCCGGAACCAACCAGGCTGTGAAAAATCTGGATGTTCAGGCCTCCATCAACTATGCACGCATATTCAATGGAATACATGACGTTAGTGCCACGTTGCTGTATAGCCGCCAAAGCCGTACCGTAGAAAAAAATCCAGACGATACAGGAGAAAAGATTCCCGAAAACTTTCAGGGTCTTACCGCTACCGTAGGTTACAAATATAAAGATAAATATCTGGTCGACTTCAATGTTGCATACAACGGTACCGACCGTTTTGCCGAAGGACACCGCTACGGAATATTCCCTGCTATTGGTGTGGGTTGGCGTATCTCCGAAGAATCGTTCTTCAAGGATAACATTTCTTTCATCCAACTATTGAAAATCAGAGCTTCGTATGGTATTGTAGGTTCGGACGTAGCTATGGGTAACCGCTACCTTTACAACCAGATATATACAGCAACTGATAATGCTTATAATTTCGGACAAAGCGATGTCACTTCCACTGCTATTACGGAAGGTGACCTTGGCAATAGCAGTGTGACATGGGAAGAAGCCAAGAAGTTTGATATAGGTCTCGACTTCAATGCATTCGACCGCTTCTCATTTACTTTCGACTGGTTCTATGACAAACGATACAATCAGCTTGTGAAACGCAATGACATACCGCAGATCTTAGGTGTGGGTACTTCACCTATCAACGTGGCACGCACCAGCAATATGGGTTTCGACGGACAGATTGGTTATCAAGACCGTTTCGGTGAGTTCAACTTCAATACCAACTTCGTATTCTCGTATGCTAAGAATAAGGTAGAATTTAATGCCGAAGCACAACAAAGATACGATTGGTTGTCGGCAACAGGTCGTCCTATCGGTCAACCATTCGGTTACACTTGGATAGGTTATTATACACCTGAAGAAGTGGACTTGATTCATGCAGGAGCCGCAAATGCACCGGCTGTGCCCAATACCGACGTTCCTATCCAAGCCGGCGACTTGAAATACAAAGATTTGAACGGAGACGGTGTTATCAACGACTTCGACAAGGGAGCTATTGGTAAGCCAAACTTACCCAACACCACGTTGGGATGGACAATCGGTGGTTCGTGGAAAGGATTGTCAGTGAGCGTACTCTTCCAAGGTTCGTTCAACTACAGTTTCTCGGTAAACGGCACAGGTATCGAACCTTTCAAGAGTCAATTCCAACCTCTACACCAGAAACGCTGGACATTAGAACGCTACCTGAACGGTGAAGCCATCGAATTTCCGCGCTTAACAAGCAATCCGTCGACTGTAAACAGCGCAGCAGCGTATATGTCCGACTTTTGGTTGATTGATGCTTGGTACATCCGCTTGAAAACCATCGACGTCTCCTATCAAGTGCCCACAAAAGTGTTGCCTTCATGGCTTACAAACCTCCGTGTCTATCTCAATGCTTACAACATGTTTACATGGACAAGTTTTGATAAGTATCAACAAGACCCGGAAATCAAGTCCAACTCCGCCGGTGATGCATACATGAACCAGCGCGTGTTTAACTTAGGAGTACAACTTACATTCTAA
- a CDS encoding KilA-N domain-containing protein has product MTKITVLTTDINVVSINNEDYICITDMLKAKDGDFFISDWLRNRNTLEYLGIWERLYNPGFNYGEFATIRNQSGLNSFKISVKEYVEKTHAIGIQAKAGRYGGTYAHKDIAFEFGMWISAEFKIYLVREFQRLKEQELAQLGWSAKRELSKINYRIHTDAIKQNLIPAEVTPQQASRIYASEADVLNVAMFGLTALEWRDAHPDLKGNVRDYATVNELICLSNMENLNAVFIGEGLPQHERLVRLNRIAIQQMQILEDVNKKYLK; this is encoded by the coding sequence ATGACCAAAATAACAGTATTGACTACAGACATCAATGTAGTGTCTATTAATAACGAAGATTATATCTGCATTACTGACATGCTAAAAGCCAAAGATGGCGATTTCTTCATATCAGACTGGCTGAGAAACAGGAATACACTGGAATACCTCGGTATATGGGAGCGGTTGTATAACCCAGGATTTAATTATGGCGAATTCGCCACAATTAGAAATCAGTCGGGGTTGAACAGTTTCAAAATCAGCGTGAAAGAATACGTGGAGAAGACCCATGCTATCGGTATTCAAGCGAAAGCCGGAAGATATGGAGGCACCTATGCACACAAGGACATCGCATTTGAATTTGGAATGTGGATTAGTGCTGAATTTAAAATCTATTTAGTCCGCGAGTTCCAGCGCCTTAAGGAGCAGGAACTCGCGCAACTGGGCTGGAGTGCCAAGCGAGAACTGTCGAAAATAAATTACCGCATCCACACCGATGCTATCAAACAAAACCTTATCCCGGCAGAAGTCACACCACAACAAGCTTCCCGCATCTACGCCAGCGAAGCCGATGTGCTGAACGTTGCCATGTTCGGCCTCACTGCCCTCGAATGGCGCGATGCGCATCCCGACCTGAAAGGAAACGTCCGCGACTATGCCACGGTGAACGAATTGATTTGTCTCTCGAACATGGAGAATCTGAATGCCGTATTCATAGGAGAAGGACTTCCTCAGCACGAAAGGCTTGTCCGGCTGAACCGGATAGCTATCCAGCAGATGCAGATACTGGAAGATGTAAACAAGAAGTACCTCAAGTAG
- a CDS encoding TIM-barrel domain-containing protein codes for MRKRISLLQMAVFFFTAQVAWAGNIKTEKVTLVGNGIVEFIPVGYDVSRTPSLILSHEPEKKGGVPENWKLVPQFTMTDGKANASLDVPAGTSLYGGGEVTGPLLRNGQKIKMWNTDNGMYRVDGGSRLYQTHPWVLGVRPDGTAFGVLFDSFWKAELITNSDKIEFNTEGAPFRTYIIDRESPQAVLKGLAELTGTISMPPRWAIGYHQSRFSYVPEARVKEVANTFREKKIPCDVIWFDINYMDEFRVFTINNRDFPDPKRMNKYLHDNGFHSVYMIDPGVKVDDNYFVYKTGKEQNAFVCDIYRNEFHGKVWPGACAFPDFTRPETRTWWSGLYKDFMANGIDGIWNDMNEPSVFDGPGGTMPENNIHLGGGNLPIGSHLMYHNAYGRLMVEASYNGMMAANPSKRPFLLSRSNIIGGQRYAAMWTGDNEATYEQMKLSVPMSITLGLSGQPFNGPDIGGFAGNTTPDLWGNWLGFGAFFPFSRGHASCDTNNKEPWAFTKDIEKESRMALERRYRLLPYLYTAFHVAHKDGQPVMAPVFFADPKDESLRAEEQAFMLGTDLLIIPAFAKNPSLPKGIWENLSLVKGDTKGKYQAKLKVRGGSIIPVGKIIQNVNENSFDPLTLVVCPDEDGRAEGSLYWDKGDGWGFQKGDYKQLTFKAELVDGHHLIVKVTDDKGEDQIDFGMIKVEVLHAGHTYKSSGDIAKGITVKL; via the coding sequence ATGAGAAAAAGAATATCGTTATTGCAAATGGCTGTTTTCTTCTTTACGGCTCAGGTAGCTTGGGCAGGTAATATAAAAACAGAAAAAGTAACACTGGTAGGAAATGGAATTGTAGAATTTATCCCCGTAGGGTATGATGTTTCCCGTACGCCTTCATTAATTCTTTCCCATGAACCGGAAAAGAAAGGTGGAGTACCGGAAAACTGGAAATTAGTTCCTCAATTTACGATGACTGATGGCAAGGCAAATGCCTCATTGGATGTTCCAGCCGGAACAAGTCTGTATGGAGGTGGTGAAGTGACCGGTCCGTTGCTGCGTAATGGGCAAAAGATTAAAATGTGGAATACGGATAATGGTATGTATCGGGTTGATGGTGGCTCACGTCTGTATCAAACGCATCCGTGGGTATTGGGTGTTCGTCCGGACGGGACAGCATTTGGCGTATTGTTTGATAGTTTTTGGAAGGCTGAATTGATTACTAATTCAGATAAAATTGAATTTAATACTGAAGGAGCACCTTTTCGTACTTATATCATAGATCGTGAATCTCCGCAAGCAGTATTAAAAGGACTTGCCGAATTGACCGGTACTATAAGTATGCCTCCCAGATGGGCAATCGGTTATCATCAGTCTCGTTTTTCTTACGTGCCGGAAGCTAGAGTGAAAGAAGTTGCCAATACTTTTCGTGAAAAGAAGATACCGTGCGATGTAATATGGTTTGATATCAACTATATGGATGAATTCCGTGTATTCACGATCAATAACAGGGATTTTCCAGATCCGAAGCGCATGAATAAGTATCTGCATGATAATGGATTCCATTCCGTGTATATGATAGATCCAGGCGTAAAAGTGGATGATAACTATTTTGTATATAAAACCGGAAAAGAGCAAAATGCTTTTGTTTGTGATATCTATCGTAATGAGTTTCACGGGAAAGTATGGCCGGGTGCTTGCGCATTTCCTGACTTTACCCGTCCGGAGACGCGCACTTGGTGGTCCGGACTTTATAAAGACTTTATGGCTAATGGAATAGATGGCATTTGGAATGATATGAATGAACCGTCTGTATTTGATGGTCCTGGGGGAACGATGCCGGAGAACAATATTCATTTAGGAGGAGGCAATTTACCTATTGGTAGCCATTTAATGTATCATAACGCTTATGGTCGTCTGATGGTCGAAGCTTCTTATAATGGCATGATGGCTGCTAATCCAAGCAAACGTCCATTTCTTCTTTCCCGCTCCAATATTATTGGCGGACAGCGTTATGCAGCCATGTGGACGGGCGATAACGAAGCTACTTATGAACAGATGAAACTTTCTGTACCGATGTCTATTACATTGGGGTTGTCCGGTCAGCCTTTCAATGGTCCGGATATAGGTGGATTTGCTGGGAATACGACTCCCGATTTGTGGGGAAACTGGTTAGGCTTCGGTGCATTTTTCCCTTTTTCCAGAGGACATGCTTCCTGTGATACAAATAACAAGGAACCGTGGGCATTTACTAAAGATATAGAAAAGGAATCACGCATGGCATTAGAACGTCGTTACCGTTTGCTGCCTTATCTCTACACTGCTTTTCATGTGGCTCATAAAGATGGACAGCCTGTGATGGCTCCGGTTTTCTTTGCCGATCCGAAAGATGAAAGTTTGCGTGCTGAAGAGCAAGCTTTCATGTTGGGGACAGACCTGTTGATAATTCCTGCATTTGCAAAGAATCCTTCTCTACCCAAAGGAATTTGGGAAAATTTATCTTTGGTTAAAGGAGATACAAAAGGTAAATATCAGGCTAAATTAAAAGTGAGAGGTGGTTCTATTATTCCAGTAGGCAAAATAATTCAGAATGTGAATGAAAATTCATTCGACCCATTGACTTTAGTTGTTTGCCCGGATGAGGATGGCAGAGCGGAAGGCTCTCTGTATTGGGACAAAGGAGATGGATGGGGATTTCAGAAAGGAGATTATAAACAGCTAACTTTTAAAGCAGAGTTAGTAGACGGGCATCATCTTATTGTAAAAGTGACAGACGATAAAGGGGAAGACCAAATTGATTTTGGAATGATAAAGGTAGAAGTATTGCATGCTGGCCATACTTATAAATCTTCTGGTGATATAGCTAAAGGCATTACAGTGAAATTGTAA
- a CDS encoding SGNH/GDSL hydrolase family protein, giving the protein MANRLKMRILLLLSLVYINCDYLQAQTTIPRFEEGERVVFVGNSITHGGHYHSFIWLYYMTRFPDKPITIMNAGIGGESAWDMKDRLDYDVFNRKPTYVTLTFGMNDTGYDIYMKGDAKELSEQRIAKSLESYQEIEERLLAKNKIKKVLIGGSPYDETSRFNNFILHNKNNAILKIIDAQRTSAKKNGWGFVDFNQPMREICRKEQEADSTFTFCRIDRIHPDNDGQMVMAYLFLKAQGLAGDEVSSVSIDAHHSSVITHKNCKISKLKKSGADLTFDYLAYALPYPLDSISRSGWGNKRSQRDAMQLVPFMEEFNQERFQVTNLEKGMYRLTIDNQFIDNLSSEKLANGVNLADYPNTPQYQQAAKIMYLNEERFEVEKRFREYLWTEYSFLKKEGLLFADDQKAIDKLKEYLPKDGFLRMSYDWYIKAMNPEIREVWSNYMKSLVETIYKINKPVTHKVRLARIE; this is encoded by the coding sequence ATGGCTAATAGACTAAAAATGAGGATACTCTTGTTGTTATCTTTAGTTTATATAAATTGCGATTACTTACAGGCACAAACAACAATACCCCGGTTTGAAGAAGGGGAACGTGTGGTATTTGTAGGAAACAGCATTACTCACGGCGGACATTATCATTCATTTATCTGGTTGTATTACATGACTCGTTTTCCGGATAAACCGATTACTATCATGAATGCCGGAATTGGTGGAGAGAGTGCGTGGGATATGAAGGATCGCTTGGACTATGATGTTTTCAACAGGAAACCAACTTATGTGACTCTAACTTTCGGTATGAATGATACCGGTTATGATATTTACATGAAAGGCGATGCAAAAGAACTGTCGGAACAACGGATTGCAAAGTCATTGGAAAGCTATCAGGAAATAGAAGAACGCTTACTGGCTAAAAATAAAATAAAGAAAGTATTGATTGGTGGTTCTCCTTATGATGAGACTTCCCGGTTTAATAATTTTATATTGCATAATAAGAATAACGCCATTTTAAAAATCATAGATGCCCAACGTACATCGGCTAAAAAGAATGGCTGGGGTTTTGTTGATTTTAACCAACCGATGCGTGAGATATGCAGAAAAGAGCAGGAGGCAGATTCTACATTTACATTCTGCAGGATAGATAGAATTCATCCGGATAATGACGGACAGATGGTCATGGCCTATTTGTTTCTGAAAGCACAGGGACTGGCTGGGGATGAAGTGTCATCAGTATCTATTGATGCACATCATTCATCTGTAATAACCCATAAGAACTGTAAGATTTCAAAACTAAAAAAGAGCGGAGCTGATCTGACTTTTGATTATCTGGCGTATGCTCTTCCTTATCCGCTGGATTCTATTTCTAGAAGTGGCTGGGGAAATAAAAGGTCACAACGTGATGCAATGCAGTTGGTTCCATTTATGGAAGAGTTTAATCAGGAACGTTTTCAGGTAACAAACTTAGAGAAAGGAATGTATCGGTTAACTATAGACAATCAGTTTATTGACAATCTCTCATCCGAAAAGTTGGCGAATGGAGTGAATTTGGCAGATTACCCGAATACTCCCCAATATCAACAAGCTGCGAAAATCATGTATCTGAATGAGGAACGGTTTGAAGTGGAGAAACGTTTCAGAGAATACTTATGGACTGAATATTCATTCCTGAAAAAGGAAGGATTACTGTTTGCAGATGATCAAAAAGCTATCGATAAGCTAAAAGAATACTTGCCTAAAGATGGTTTTCTTAGGATGAGCTACGATTGGTATATAAAAGCGATGAATCCCGAAATACGGGAGGTTTGGAGCAATTATATGAAGAGTCTCGTTGAAACAATTTATAAAATCAATAAACCTGTCACTCATAAAGTGAGGCTGGCAAGGATTGAATAA